A region of Moorena producens PAL-8-15-08-1 DNA encodes the following proteins:
- a CDS encoding type I polyketide synthase, whose amino-acid sequence MTAKVDQSKLLRDALVELRDKKAKLNALEQANTEPIAIIGLGCRFPKSPNTEVFWQLLEQGMDAVTEVPKERWDIEQYYDPNPDATGKMYTRFANFITDVDKFDPEFFKISPREAKKLDPQHRLLLEVCWESLEYAGLSPLALRGSQTGVFVGMMNHDYGQLATNPADWHTASGNGSFLGAGRIAYTLGLQGPTLSVETACSSSLVACHLACQSLRNQECNIALVGGVNLMLTPDGSVIQSRSKMNSPDGRCKTFDESADGYGRGEGCGVVVLKRLSEAQADGDQILALIRGSAVNHDGPSSGLTVPNGLAQEALIQQALTNSKVEASQVDYIECHGTGTPLGDPIEVEALVNVYGKNRPQDLPIIISSVKTNIGHLEGAAGIAGLIKTILCLQNEKIPPHLHLKQPNQRIPWEEIPVVVPTEARSWLRGDKTRIAGVSSFGLSGTNAHVIVEEAPKEGNRQISSLSLQGGKATGNGKDVPIRPIHLLTLSAKTQTALDELVSSYENYLKAHPELGVADICYTANTGRTHFNHRLAVVTSNQQELVEKLRQQQEGEEVVGIYSGNLLNNSTVPKIALLFTGQGSQYVNMGRQLYQQAPTFREAINQCEEILSSLETFPNKSLREILYPADDLSDSSLLDQTAYTQPALFAIEYALFKLWQSWGIKPDVVMGHSVGEYVAATVAGVFSLEDGLKLITARGALMQKLPAGGAMVSVMASESKVLEILKGMSRSEKVALAAINGPESTVISGEAEAVEAIATHLESAGIKTKQLQVSHAFHSPLMEPMLAEFEAVANQITYHQPRIPLISNVTGKLVDSRITSAEYWVNHVRQPVQFVQSMKTLHQEGYELFLEIGPKPILLGMGRQCLPEDMGVWLPSLRPGVDEWQQMLSSLGQLYVQGCKVDWFKFDQNYNREKVILPTYPFQRERYWVETQNGYQPKPYGSTAKNLHPLLGEKLNLAGIENQHRFQSYLTAESPAYLSHHQVFNKVLFPATGYLEIAAAVGKNLLTTGEQVVVSDVTIVRGLVIPETDIKTVQTVISTLENNSYKLEIFSTSEGDNQQANQWTLHAEGKIFLDSTTNAKAKIDLEQYQRECSQVIDIQQHYQQFKSRGIDYGNSFQGIKQLWKGQGKALGKIALPEEIAGQATDYQLHPALLDAALQILGHAIGNTETNEQTYLPVGIDKLKQYRQTITQVWAIVEIPEKTLKGSIKLVDNQGSLLAEIEGLRVTATTADALLKSLQPDISHWFYQINWQTQPLPSTTPSSATDKWLVFAQDTQLVEALQRKSHESIRVSPGDTYKKLTQQHYQINPTSIEQFQQLLAENSGITRIVYLWGVQESESKDNLEIQTVQEQSCATVLHLVQAIINSKPETIPKLWLVTRGTQRVISDSEVINPEYGSLWGLGRVIAQEHPELGCKRLDCDPNLEQTQILDSLVAELLSEDVEDQIAIRQGSRYVARLVQKPQQNQITSADQPVQLKLSEYGVIDNLNWQPMQRKTPLANEVEIEVAAVGLNFRDVLNALGLLKDYYAEHFNITSAEQLTFGFECAGKISAVGEQVSQWQVGDEVIGLLLHDGLSSFITTSVEYVVAKPKQMSFSEAATLPLTFLTAQYGLQHLAKIQPGERVLIHAAAGGVGQAAVQIAQVAGAEIFATASPSKWEFLQSLGIKHIMNSRTLDFAEEIMKRTAGEGVDVVLNSLNGEYIPQSLAVLTPKGRFVEIGKIGIWEKEQVKEKRPDVSYFPFDLQEAVQQQPGLIGQLSEELTQQWNQGKLKALPHKVFPSTEITAAFRYMQQAKHVGKVVVSMPEAQSEPKSITADASYLITGGLGALGLEVAQWMVTQGARNIVLTGRRAPKETAQKIIEELETAGASVSVLLGDVSQREDLAKIFQQIQASLPPLKGVIHSAGVLDDALVQNMSWSQFTKVMAPKVQGTWYLHQLTKDFPLDFFVCFSSIASMLGSPGQSNYAAGNGFMDALAHYRRSMGLPGLSINWGAWASAGMAASLAVQNQQRMESMGLSAIEPERGMQALGSLLSESQSQVGVFPVNWSQFIRQFPGGQKIPFLSDFISQTPSLTQKSAFREELEAALVSDRHELLTTHLRLAIAKTLGWKDTQKIGMRQPLFDLGLDSLTAVELKNRLESSLGTSLSSTLLFDYPTVEALVEYLANDVMPIDFSSHLDQTEKALDEEDVVADGSSQLSDITELSEIELEASVLQEIEALEKLI is encoded by the coding sequence ATGACGGCAAAAGTAGATCAATCCAAATTACTTAGAGACGCTTTAGTTGAGTTACGAGATAAGAAAGCTAAACTCAATGCTTTGGAGCAGGCTAATACAGAACCCATTGCTATTATTGGCTTAGGGTGTCGCTTTCCCAAATCACCGAATACTGAAGTCTTTTGGCAGTTACTGGAACAAGGGATGGATGCAGTCACTGAGGTGCCGAAAGAACGTTGGGATATTGAGCAGTATTACGATCCAAATCCTGATGCCACAGGCAAAATGTATACCCGCTTTGCCAATTTCATCACGGATGTAGATAAGTTCGATCCTGAGTTTTTCAAAATTTCTCCTCGCGAAGCCAAGAAGCTGGATCCTCAGCACCGATTACTTTTGGAGGTTTGTTGGGAGAGCCTCGAATACGCAGGTTTGTCTCCCCTTGCTCTCAGAGGTAGTCAAACAGGAGTCTTCGTCGGCATGATGAACCATGACTACGGGCAGTTGGCAACAAATCCTGCGGATTGGCACACTGCCTCCGGCAATGGCTCTTTTCTTGGAGCTGGAAGGATTGCTTATACCCTGGGACTGCAAGGACCAACTTTAAGTGTGGAAACAGCTTGTTCTTCTTCCCTCGTAGCCTGCCATCTGGCTTGCCAGAGTCTACGCAACCAGGAGTGCAACATTGCTTTAGTGGGTGGGGTAAATCTTATGCTCACTCCCGATGGGAGTGTAATACAGTCTCGCTCTAAGATGAATTCACCAGATGGCCGTTGTAAAACATTTGATGAGAGTGCTGATGGCTATGGACGAGGAGAGGGATGTGGAGTAGTTGTTCTCAAACGATTGTCAGAAGCACAAGCTGACGGAGACCAAATTCTAGCTCTTATACGAGGTTCTGCAGTCAATCATGATGGTCCGAGTAGTGGGTTGACAGTGCCCAATGGCTTAGCTCAGGAAGCCTTGATACAACAAGCTCTAACTAATAGTAAGGTTGAGGCTTCTCAGGTAGACTACATAGAATGTCATGGAACTGGGACCCCTCTTGGGGATCCGATTGAAGTGGAAGCTTTGGTCAATGTATATGGTAAGAATCGTCCTCAGGATCTACCCATCATTATTAGTTCTGTCAAAACGAATATTGGTCACTTAGAGGGAGCAGCAGGAATTGCTGGATTAATCAAGACTATTCTGTGTTTACAGAATGAAAAGATTCCTCCTCATCTTCATCTAAAACAGCCTAATCAACGAATTCCTTGGGAAGAGATACCCGTAGTAGTGCCGACAGAAGCAAGATCTTGGTTGCGGGGGGATAAAACTAGAATCGCGGGAGTTAGCTCCTTTGGTCTGAGTGGAACTAATGCTCATGTGATTGTAGAGGAGGCACCAAAAGAAGGCAACAGGCAAATCTCCTCTTTGTCCCTCCAAGGGGGAAAGGCAACCGGCAACGGAAAAGATGTACCAATACGTCCTATTCATCTATTAACTCTTTCAGCTAAAACTCAAACAGCTCTTGATGAGTTGGTCAGTAGTTATGAAAATTATCTCAAAGCTCACCCTGAATTAGGGGTAGCCGACATCTGCTATACCGCCAACACAGGACGTACTCACTTTAACCACAGACTAGCAGTTGTCACCTCCAACCAACAAGAATTAGTGGAAAAACTTCGACAACAGCAAGAGGGAGAAGAGGTAGTCGGAATCTACTCAGGAAACCTGCTAAACAACAGTACAGTTCCTAAAATCGCCTTGTTATTCACAGGACAAGGCTCCCAATATGTCAATATGGGCAGGCAGTTGTATCAACAAGCACCAACTTTCCGGGAAGCGATTAACCAATGCGAGGAAATTCTCAGTAGCCTAGAAACGTTCCCAAATAAATCCTTACGAGAAATCCTCTATCCAGCAGACGACTTATCAGATTCATCCCTATTAGACCAAACAGCTTATACCCAACCAGCTCTATTTGCCATAGAATATGCTCTCTTCAAACTCTGGCAATCCTGGGGCATCAAACCAGATGTCGTTATGGGTCATAGCGTCGGAGAATATGTAGCAGCAACCGTAGCAGGAGTATTCAGCTTAGAAGATGGTCTGAAATTAATTACAGCCAGGGGAGCTTTAATGCAGAAATTACCGGCTGGTGGAGCAATGGTTTCAGTGATGGCATCAGAGTCGAAAGTTCTAGAGATATTGAAGGGGATGTCCCGATCAGAAAAAGTAGCCCTAGCAGCCATCAATGGACCAGAAAGCACAGTTATTTCTGGCGAAGCAGAAGCAGTAGAAGCGATCGCAACTCACCTAGAATCAGCAGGAATCAAAACCAAACAACTACAGGTATCCCACGCCTTCCATTCACCATTGATGGAACCGATGTTGGCAGAGTTTGAAGCAGTAGCCAATCAAATAACCTACCATCAGCCTAGGATACCACTGATATCCAATGTCACTGGCAAGCTAGTAGATTCGAGGATTACTTCTGCTGAATATTGGGTAAATCATGTGCGCCAACCAGTACAATTTGTCCAGAGTATGAAAACTCTGCACCAGGAAGGATATGAGTTATTCCTGGAAATTGGACCTAAACCAATTTTGCTAGGCATGGGGCGTCAATGTCTACCGGAAGATATGGGTGTGTGGTTGCCCTCATTACGTCCGGGAGTGGATGAATGGCAGCAGATGCTCTCGAGTTTAGGACAGTTGTATGTGCAGGGATGCAAAGTAGATTGGTTTAAATTTGACCAAAACTATAACCGGGAGAAAGTAATATTGCCCACTTATCCCTTCCAAAGAGAAAGGTATTGGGTAGAAACTCAAAATGGCTACCAACCAAAACCCTATGGGTCAACCGCCAAAAACCTGCATCCGTTACTAGGAGAAAAACTCAACCTAGCAGGAATAGAAAATCAACATCGTTTTCAATCATACCTAACAGCAGAATCTCCAGCCTACCTGAGTCACCACCAAGTATTTAACAAGGTGCTCTTTCCAGCCACAGGCTATTTAGAAATAGCCGCTGCAGTTGGGAAAAATTTGTTAACGACTGGAGAGCAAGTCGTAGTTTCTGATGTAACCATAGTGCGAGGGTTAGTTATACCAGAAACAGACATAAAGACAGTACAAACAGTAATCAGCACCTTAGAAAACAATAGCTATAAGCTTGAGATATTTAGTACATCAGAAGGTGACAATCAACAGGCAAACCAGTGGACATTGCATGCCGAAGGTAAAATATTTTTAGACTCAACTACCAACGCCAAAGCCAAAATTGACCTAGAGCAATACCAGAGAGAATGTAGTCAAGTAATAGACATCCAACAACATTATCAACAATTTAAGTCAAGAGGGATAGACTACGGCAACAGCTTCCAAGGAATCAAACAATTGTGGAAAGGTCAAGGGAAAGCCCTAGGGAAAATAGCCTTACCAGAGGAAATAGCAGGACAGGCAACAGACTATCAGTTACATCCAGCCCTATTAGATGCTGCTCTACAAATCCTAGGTCATGCTATAGGCAACACAGAAACAAATGAGCAAACCTATCTGCCAGTAGGAATAGACAAATTAAAACAGTATCGTCAGACAATAACTCAAGTATGGGCGATAGTAGAAATACCAGAAAAGACTTTAAAAGGAAGTATTAAATTAGTAGATAATCAGGGAAGTCTCCTGGCAGAAATTGAGGGATTAAGAGTAACGGCAACTACAGCCGATGCCCTATTGAAAAGCCTGCAACCAGATATTAGCCATTGGTTTTATCAGATCAACTGGCAAACCCAACCCCTACCATCAACTACCCCATCATCAGCAACTGACAAATGGTTAGTTTTCGCACAGGATACTCAACTGGTAGAAGCACTACAACGCAAAAGTCACGAGTCTATCAGAGTCTCACCAGGAGATACCTATAAGAAACTAACTCAGCAACACTATCAAATCAATCCCACCAGTATAGAACAATTTCAACAGCTGCTAGCAGAAAATTCAGGGATTACTCGGATTGTGTATCTGTGGGGAGTGCAGGAGAGCGAAAGCAAAGACAATCTAGAAATACAAACAGTTCAAGAACAAAGTTGTGCCACAGTGCTGCATTTAGTGCAAGCAATTATCAACAGCAAACCTGAAACCATCCCAAAACTGTGGTTAGTCACCCGAGGAACTCAAAGGGTAATCTCAGACTCAGAAGTAATCAACCCTGAGTATGGAAGCTTATGGGGACTAGGACGAGTCATTGCCCAAGAACACCCAGAATTAGGATGTAAACGCCTAGATTGTGACCCAAACTTAGAGCAGACTCAAATATTAGACTCCCTAGTAGCTGAACTCTTATCAGAAGATGTAGAAGACCAAATAGCGATACGTCAAGGAAGTCGCTATGTAGCCAGACTAGTACAAAAACCACAGCAAAACCAAATCACCTCAGCAGACCAACCGGTGCAATTAAAACTGTCAGAATACGGAGTCATAGACAACCTCAACTGGCAGCCAATGCAGCGGAAAACGCCCTTGGCAAATGAAGTAGAAATTGAGGTAGCAGCGGTGGGGCTAAACTTCCGAGACGTGCTCAATGCCCTCGGATTACTCAAAGACTACTATGCCGAACACTTTAACATTACTAGCGCAGAGCAACTAACATTCGGCTTTGAATGTGCTGGGAAAATCTCCGCAGTAGGAGAACAAGTTTCACAGTGGCAAGTAGGAGACGAAGTAATAGGATTACTCTTGCACGATGGCTTGAGCAGTTTCATTACCACCTCAGTAGAGTATGTAGTAGCCAAGCCCAAACAAATGAGTTTCAGCGAAGCGGCGACTCTACCCTTGACATTCCTAACTGCCCAATACGGGTTGCAGCACTTAGCCAAAATTCAACCAGGAGAGCGAGTATTAATTCATGCAGCAGCTGGTGGAGTAGGGCAAGCGGCAGTCCAAATAGCCCAAGTTGCAGGAGCAGAAATCTTTGCCACAGCTAGTCCAAGCAAATGGGAATTTCTCCAATCTTTGGGCATTAAACACATTATGAACTCCCGCACCCTAGATTTTGCCGAGGAAATCATGAAACGCACGGCAGGAGAAGGGGTAGATGTCGTGCTCAATAGCCTCAACGGAGAGTATATTCCCCAGAGCTTGGCAGTATTAACCCCAAAAGGCAGATTTGTGGAAATCGGCAAAATCGGAATTTGGGAAAAAGAGCAAGTCAAGGAAAAACGACCAGATGTGAGTTATTTCCCCTTTGATTTACAAGAAGCAGTCCAACAGCAACCGGGTTTAATTGGGCAACTATCAGAAGAATTAACCCAGCAGTGGAACCAAGGAAAACTCAAAGCCTTACCTCATAAAGTATTTCCTAGTACAGAAATTACAGCAGCCTTCCGGTACATGCAGCAAGCTAAACATGTAGGCAAGGTAGTGGTTTCCATGCCAGAAGCCCAAAGTGAGCCCAAATCTATCACAGCAGACGCAAGTTATTTGATCACTGGAGGATTAGGAGCCTTAGGATTGGAAGTAGCCCAATGGATGGTAACTCAAGGAGCAAGAAATATCGTTTTAACTGGACGTCGTGCTCCGAAGGAAACCGCACAAAAAATTATTGAGGAGTTGGAAACAGCTGGAGCCTCTGTGAGTGTATTACTGGGGGATGTTTCTCAACGAGAAGATCTGGCGAAAATTTTCCAGCAAATTCAGGCATCATTACCCCCCCTCAAAGGAGTAATTCATTCTGCCGGGGTGTTAGATGACGCATTAGTACAAAATATGAGTTGGTCACAGTTTACCAAGGTAATGGCACCAAAGGTCCAAGGAACTTGGTATTTGCATCAACTAACCAAAGATTTCCCCTTAGACTTCTTTGTATGTTTTTCGTCTATAGCTTCTATGTTGGGTTCACCAGGTCAAAGCAATTATGCTGCAGGGAATGGGTTTATGGATGCCCTAGCTCACTATCGTCGCAGTATGGGACTGCCAGGATTGAGTATCAACTGGGGAGCTTGGGCATCAGCAGGCATGGCCGCTAGTTTAGCAGTTCAAAATCAGCAACGGATGGAGAGCATGGGCTTAAGTGCCATAGAGCCAGAAAGGGGCATGCAGGCATTGGGGTCATTATTATCAGAATCTCAAAGCCAAGTGGGGGTATTCCCGGTTAATTGGTCACAATTTATCAGGCAGTTTCCTGGTGGACAAAAGATACCATTTTTGTCGGATTTCATTTCCCAAACACCATCATTAACTCAAAAGTCGGCATTTAGAGAAGAGCTAGAAGCAGCACTGGTTTCAGACCGTCACGAGCTATTAACAACTCACCTTCGCTTAGCGATCGCTAAAACATTAGGCTGGAAAGATACACAAAAGATCGGCATGCGTCAACCTTTATTTGACTTAGGATTAGATTCTTTGACAGCAGTAGAATTAAAAAATCGATTGGAGTCAAGCTTAGGAACAAGTTTAAGTTCAACACTGTTATTTGATTATCCTACAGTAGAAGCATTGGTAGAGTATTTAGCCAATGATGTCATGCCGATAGATTTCTCTTCTCATCTAGACCAAACAGAAAAAGCACTAGATGAAGAAGATGTTGTGGCGGACGGCTCATCCCAATTATCAGATATCACTGAACTTTCAGAAATTGAACTAGAAGCATCAGTTTTGCAAGAAATTGAAGCATTAGAAAAGTTAATCTGA